GTAGGGAGCGGATTCACCGATGGAGATGACGTGGGAGACGACCTCCACACCGAGGGCCTCGCGCAGAAAAGCGCGCGCGACGGCTCCGGCCGCGACGCGGGCGGCCGTCTCGCGCGCCGAGGAACGCTCCAAGATGGGACGGGCGTGAAGGTGCCCGTACTTGACCATGCCCGCGAAGTCCGCGTGGCCCGGCCGCGGACGGGTCAGCTCGGCGCCTCGTCCGGAACTCATGGCCTTGGCCACCTCGGGGTCCTCCATATCCACGGGCTCCGGGGACATGATGGTGGTCCACTTCGGCCACTCCGTGTTGCCGATCTGGATGGCAATGGGGCTGCCGATGGTCGCACCGTGGACGATGCCGCTCAGCAGGGTAAGTTCGTCGGCCTCAAACTTCATCCGCGCACCGCGGCCGTAACCGAGCCGGCGGCGCGCCAGCTGGTGCGCGATGTCGTCTTTGTTGACGGGAACACCGGCCGGCATGTTCTCAATCATGGCGATGAGCGCCTGGCCGTGCGATTCCCCAGCGGTAGTCCAACGAAGCATGCGCAACATTGTCTCACAGGTCAGGCCCGCATAACCCATAGAGTGCGACGAGCCAGGCCGCCACGAGCATCGACGGCCCGTGCGCGAGGACTGCGCGGCGGGTGACAAGCGCGCCGAGCAGGGTGAACAGGCTGGACAGCAGGACGACCGCCACCACGGCGCCGGCTCCGCCGACCGCCGCGCACACCACCCCGAGGGGAAGCGCCAGCTTGACGTCTCCCCCGCCGACACCCTTGCCCGACGCGAGGTAGGCGGCAGGCCACGCCAAACCCCACAGGCCAACCGGCCACGCCAGAATCGCGGCGGAGGCGAGGCATACCGCGGGCAACGTGAGCCAGTCCGGCAGGCGCAGCCGCGTCACGTCGTAGTACACCAGAGCGGCGCTCCACCCTAGCGCCGCCAACCCCCCGATCAACATGCCGGGGAGTCTACGTCACCCAGTCTGACGCTGGCGGTGCTCCACGAGCGCCGCGCGCATCGCATCGCGGGGGGCAGCGACACCGGTGAACTGCTCGAACTGAGAGAAAGATTGCTCGGCGAGCATGACTAGGCCGCCCACTGACGTGTACCCGTTGGAAGCCGCCGCAGTCGCCAAGGGTGTCGGCCACGGGTCGTAGATGACGTCGAGCACGGGCGCGTGGGCTAGCGCGCCAGCGTGCTCATCCAATGCGCGGGCGGGAACGGTGGAGACGATCACGTCC
This window of the Corynebacterium qintianiae genome carries:
- a CDS encoding prepilin peptidase — protein: MLIGGLAALGWSAALVYYDVTRLRLPDWLTLPAVCLASAAILAWPVGLWGLAWPAAYLASGKGVGGGDVKLALPLGVVCAAVGGAGAVVAVVLLSSLFTLLGALVTRRAVLAHGPSMLVAAWLVALYGLCGPDL